A stretch of Acipenser ruthenus chromosome 1, fAciRut3.2 maternal haplotype, whole genome shotgun sequence DNA encodes these proteins:
- the LOC117420953 gene encoding probable N-acetyltransferase camello gives MANYRIRKYEDKDCEVVRDIFAVGIREHIPAGFVYTLKQPRLHLTLMCVLCLLFLSSRSFMLCILAVVLLLAGLRQASDYIYSTYVEATLKDDLLDINKTYMKSKGSCFWVAESNDHVVAIVAAVPSKGEPGALELRRMSVRKNYRGLGIAKALCRTVLDFARANGYKAVVLETSQVQYDAQKLYESIGYKKIRQFVLPMLVAKIINFSILTYRYDFFPHN, from the coding sequence ATGGCCAACTATAGGATCAGAAAATACGAGGACAAAGATTGTGAAGTAGTGAGGGATATATTTGCAGTGGGCATAAGAGAGCACATTCCAGCTGGATTTGTGTACACCCTGAAGCAGCCTCGGTTACACCTAACCTTGATGTGTGTGCTCTGTCTTCTGTTCCTGAGCTCCAGATCATTCATGCTTTGCATCCTGGCAGTCGTCTTACTGCTAGCAGGATTGCGTCAGGCATCTGACTATATATATAGCACATACGTAGAGGCGACCTTGAAAGACGACCTGCTGGACATCAACAAAACGTACATGAAGAGCAAAGGCTCTTGCTTCTGGGTGGCGGAGAGTAATGATCATGTGGTTGCTATAGTTGCTGCTGTACCTTCCAAAGGAGAGCCAGGCGCCTTGGAGTTGAGGCGTATGTCTGTGAGAAAGAACTACAGAGGTCTGGGCATTGCCAAAGCGCTCTGCAGGACTGTTTTGGACTTTGCACGTGCAAATGGCTACAAGGCTGTGGTGCTGGAGACGTCCCAAGTCCAGTATGATGCACAGAAGCTCTATGAGAGCATTGGTTATAAAAAGATTCGTCAATTTGTTTTGCCGATGCTAGTAGCCAAAATTATCAACTTCTCCATACTAACATATAGATATGACTTTTTCCCCCATAACTAA